From Thermincola ferriacetica:
TTAGTATAGGAGGTGAAAGGGGGAAATGAAAATGTTAGATGAGCTGCAATTTACTCAAGCCCGAAAAGAATTTACTGCTATGTATAATCATGTTTTCAACGAATATAGACCAATGATAGTTAAACGTAAGCAAGCTGAAGAAATCATGGTTCTTAGAACCGACCTTCAAAAAATGCTTCTATGCAAATTTAGCCTGAAACCCGAAATTACAACTGAAGAAGACGGTTCTATTACAATGACATTAGACCAACTTGATATTTATACAAATGCTGAATCACTTGAAGAAGCAACAAAACAACTAATTGAAGACCTTAAAATTTATGCTCAAGATTATATAAAACGTTCTCAGTTGTTTTTTAACGCCCCCAACCGACAGTCCCACTTCCCTTATGTATTACGCATTCTCTTATCAGAAAATGACGATGAAATCCGTAATATGCTGGAGTTATAATTGCCACCCAAATTTGGAGACTTAAAACGGTATTGCGAAAGAGACGGTTGGGTATTAGTCAGAAATACTGATCACTGGTACTACGAAAAAGTACTTTCTGATGGGACAGTGCTTCAAACGAAAGTTAGTCACGCCATCCATAAGGAGATCCCGGCACATTTGTGGAAGTGGATACTTAAGAAACAACTACGCATTTCAGAAAAAGACTTCTGGGATAAGCTTTAATGATAGACCTCTGCGTGAGGTCTTTTTTCATGCATTGTCAAAAACATTTCGCCGTCACGGTAGGACTGCCGGTTACCCGATAACCCCCGCACAGATCCCGGCGTGCGGAATTACCGCACCGGGCTCTTCGCGGCGGCCGTTTCCCAGTTTGCCGCCTGGCCAGTGATATCAAATGAGCGGCGTGATGGGTTGTTATCGTACCTTGCTCTCACCTGCTTGGTGGCGC
This genomic window contains:
- a CDS encoding exoribonuclease R; its protein translation is MLDELQFTQARKEFTAMYNHVFNEYRPMIVKRKQAEEIMVLRTDLQKMLLCKFSLKPEITTEEDGSITMTLDQLDIYTNAESLEEATKQLIEDLKIYAQDYIKRSQLFFNAPNRQSHFPYVLRILLSENDDEIRNMLEL